A stretch of the Glandiceps talaboti chromosome 23, keGlaTala1.1, whole genome shotgun sequence genome encodes the following:
- the LOC144452859 gene encoding YEATS domain-containing protein 2-like, protein MATKHGAEDQDPDYQDSSTPRKRQRFLEEGAKEVTVKKIESIIRHQFSIEMKNKEKEIEVIDQRIHQVRSMLDRLRACVVATYYGMPGQPSDGETQPTISEKSGLHPAVKKVLGQSSSHSVPMETEIMTTSEEQQEEKAEIQMETSVAIETKPSGAKGPRNQGHDTFGISTPPIVNLPELSGDGTSRFHVKKRIVVGNISKYIAPDKREENDPSTHKWMVYVRGPLEEPRIDHFVKKVWFFLHPSYRPNDLVEVSEPPFHLTRRGWGEFPVRVQLHFVDQRNKKVDIIHNLKLDRTYTGLQTLGAETVVDVELDRYSVEERGTTLTKPMTSQIDKMEMSEEDIGTCHSQSQDSQTSSEFTVQDSTIENTAKPPTAVQLAERITAAQQLCIPKVKTQVSTKLQPSTDTQSQQTQNGSKVVVKGTTAAVSTATGTLSMPPLAPIGSAKTNVTNTSSVATTSSSTTSKVIQVQKSTQQRQATSSGSFVMLSSQTPSQSPGNVSVSTATGGVMTTKVRINQGKVEMSDQQVSSSLNPGIKTEIIIPQVPSQNTSIAKITPAVQTPRPTVTMATRLPAPSLSTIKTQSSVVTTAPRPQGQTPVAMPTAIAMPAGVTMTAPGVAMGTQYFIAAKSTDPNLQGKMILIPHQALVQATGQRLVAPVAQPITTQSVRPRGTTTTMQRVTTPSQLTAGKVTTGIQRVTTQQAKVQTPQVRVQTPQAKGQTVQVRGAFPIPPGNVILIPQGANIPGIQPGSIVQIQQTVPVSKQQTSTTAHTTTHRAANTSSSAVTKTTVQLTPASAVPAGMTAVPVLGTPPTVTKTTVQLTPAATVPASMTAVPVIGTQPATSLMKTAIQIPAGSQLQTIRPSTTMTSQQSVRSMPSTTATITSQQSILSMPSTATTITSQQSILSMPSTSTRTILTQPGSKPVQPTKLLVTQPATHAPIKTGVTKSVMPEIQVNPSKDDKPGIQETIKITKSVSLLKPLSSLTTVVKPGTSKLTLVSPHPQIVAKVTKPVTTIIGPRLPINVTERRIQEGCLATSKTINLNNIDSIEDIVHALVKRNPLVKKDRVIHEAPFCATTVEQYQAWAIGKQRAAEWQRATRVRKTLHEIVKMSNKWNLSDLWSTKQIVVWCRKHGFTIPDYVFSICEVCGDVKSEDVEMIESERTQTKEIKKEVEDTEEQDDKEEDEEEGEEEDDDDNDEDDEESEGEGEEEMEEEEEEDIENHECKMTWLNEDGLIAKSSLSTPKSVVDEVDRVKSELQTGDTDDELELDVVNITGDKVFVKKEVTERSDTIQMYLPSTVHSEFIQNTCQEIGVKLPPLEITKDTHAPIMEEMLLTAMLEFMNDLMRDSLAIAHGNRTDNRCPGEILPIHVYQSILNQQKYSFLTNKYLGVDAMETQDNCSSSK, encoded by the exons atggcaaccaaacATGGCGCTGAAGATCAAGATCCAGATTACCAAGACAGTAGCACTCCAAGAAAACGACAACGATTTCTGGAAGAAGGTG CCAAGGAAGTGACTGTCAAGAAAATAGAATCAATTATCCGACATCAATTTagtattgaaatgaaaaacaaggAAAAAGAGATCGAAGTCATTGACCAG CGTATTCACCAAGTTCGGTCTATGTTAGATCGCCTTAGAGCCTGTGTTGTAGCCACATATTATGGGATGCCAGGACAACCCTCTGATGGTGAG ACGCAGCCAACTATCAGTGAGAAATCTGGACTACACCCAGCAGTCAAGAAAGTACTTGGACAATCATCATCACATTCTGTTCCTATGGAAACTGAAATCATGACAACTAGTGAAGAACAACAAGAGGAGAAAGCAGAGATTCAGATGGAGACCtctgttgccatagaaactaaACCATCTGGTGCTAAAGGTCCTCGTAACCAAGGACAT GATACTTTTGGTATTTCAACACCACCTATAGTGAATCTACCCGAGTTGTCAGGAGATGGAACGTCTAGATTTCATGTGAAGAAGAGAATAGTAGTGggtaatatttcaaa GTACATAGCACCTGATAAAAGAGAAGAAAATGATCCGTCTACCCACAAGTGGATGGTTTATGTACGAGGCCCTCTAGAG GAACCACGTATTGACCATTTTGTCAAGAAAGTCTGGTTTTTTCTGCATCCAAGTTACAGACCTAATGACTTAGTTGAAGTTAG tgaaCCACCATTTCATCTGACTCGTAGAGGTTGGGGAGAATTCCCAGTACGAGTACAACTCCATTTTGTTGATCAGAGGAATAAAAAAGTGGACATTATTCATAACTTGAAG CTTGATAGAACATATACTGGACTTCAGACACTAGGAGCTGAAACT GTTGTTGATGTAGAATTAGACAGATATTCAGTGGAGGAAAGAGGGACCACACTTACAAAaccaatgacatcacaaattgacaagaTGGAGATGAGTGAAGAGGACATTGGAACATGTCATTCACAGTCTCAAGATTCCCAAACTAGTTCTGAATTCACAGTACAAGATTCAACAATTGAAAATACAGCTAAACCACCAACTGCAGTACAGCTTGCAGAGCGTATTACTGCAGCACAACAACTATGTATACCAAAGGTAAAAACACAAGTCTCAACTAAACTGCAACCATCTACAGATACACAGAGTCAGCAAACACAGAATGGGTCAAAGGTTGTTGTCAAGGGAACAACTGCAGCTGTTTCCACAGCAACAGGAACACTCTCTATGCCTCCACTGGCACCCATTGGTAGCGCGAAGACTAACGTAACGAATACATCAAGCGTAGCAACTACGTCGAGTTCCACTACTAGCAAAGTCATACAGGTACAGAAATCAACACAACAGAGACAGGCAACTTCCAGCGGAAGTTTTGTAATGTTGTCCTCGCAAACACCATCTCAGTCACCAGGCAATGTGTCAGTTTCTACAGCAACAGGTGGTGTCATGACAACCAAAGTCCGAATTAACCAAGGGAAAGTTGAGATGTCAGATCAACAAGTTAGCAGTAGTTTGAATCCTGGTATCAAAACTGAAATTATCATTCCCCAAGTACCATCCCAGAATACTAGCATTGCAAAAATCACACCTGCTGTGCAGACACCCAGACctactgttaccatggcaacaagattACCAGCTCCATCACTGTCCACTATTAAAACACAATCTTCAGTTGTCACAACAGCTCCTAGACCTCAAGGACAAACACCAGTGGCCATGCCAACAGCTATTGCAATGCCAGCTGGTGTTACCATGACAGCTCCAGGTGTTGCTATGGGAACTCAATATTTTATAGCAGCCAAGTCAACCGATCCTAATCTACAAGGTAAAATGATTTTGATACCGCATCAGGCATTGGTGCAAGCTACTGGACAACGATTAGTAGCTCCAGTAGCACAGCCAATAACAACGCAGAGTGTCCGACCTCGTGGAACCACGACAACAATGCAGAGAGTGACAACCCCAAGTCAACTGACTGCTGGAAAAGTCACTACAGGAATCCAGAGAGTTACTACACAGCAGGCTAAAGTTCAGACTCCACAGGTCAGAGTTCAAACCCCACAGGCGAAAGGTCAAACTGTACAGGTCAGAGGAGCCTTCCCAATCCCACCTGGAAATGTTATATTGATTCCTCAAGGAGCTAATATTCCGGGAATTCAACCAGGAAGCATTGTTCAAATCCAGCAAACTGTTCCAGTGTCTAAGCAACAAACTTCAACTACAGCacatacaacaacacatagagCTGCTAACACCTCATCATCagctgttaccaagacaacggTCCAGCTGACACCAGCTTCAGCAGTGCCTGCCGGTATGACAGCAGTTCCAGTACTCGGCACTCCGCCAACCGTTACCAAGACAACAGTACAGTTAACGCCAGCTGCAACAGTACCAGCAAGTATGACAGCAGTTCCTGTGATCGGAACTCAACCTGCAACAAGTTTAATGAAAACTGCAATACAAATACCAGCAGGTAGTCAGTTACAAACTATCAGACCATCAACTACTATGACATCACAACAAAGTGTACGGAGCATGCCCAGTACCACGGCAACCATTACCTCACAACAAAGTATACTGAGCATGCCCAGTACTGCTACAACAATTACATCACAGCAAAGTATACTGAGCATGCCCAGTACCTCTACAAGGACAATTCTAACTCAGCCTGGCAGCAAACCGGTACAGCCAACCAAATTACTTGTTACACAGCCAGCAACACATGCACCAATCAAAACTGGTGTTACAAAATCTGTGATGCCAGAAATCCAAGTAAATCCAAGTAAAGATGACAAACCTGGAATTCAAGAGAcaatcaaaatcacaaaatcagtATCATTATTAAAACCACTCTCTTCCTTGACAACCGTTGTCAAGCCAGGAACTTCCAAGCTTACCTTGGTTTCACCTCATCCTCAAATTGTTGCCAAGGTAACCAAACCTGTAACTACCATCATTGGTCCAAGATTACCTATCAATGTGACAGAGAGAAGAATCCAGGAgggttgcctagcaacaagtaAAACAATTAA TCTTAACAATATAGATAGTATTGAAGATATCGTACATGCGTTAGTCAAAAGAAATCCACTAGTCAAGAAAGACAGAG TTATACATGAAGCACCATTCTGTGCCACTACAGTAGAGCAGTACCAGGCATGGGCAATAGGAAAACAAAGAGCTGCAGAGTGGCAGAGAGCAACTAGAGTTAGGAAAACATTACATGAAATTGTCAAGATGTCAAACAAATGGAATCTAAGTGATTTATGGAGTACTAAACAGATTGTGGTGTGGTGTCGTAAACATGGATTTACTATACCAGATTATG TCTTCAGTATATGTGAAGTGTGTGGGGATGTCAAAAGTGAAGATGTTGAAATGATAGAAAGTGAGAGAACACAGACAAAGGAAATCAAGAAGGAAGTTGAAGATACAGAAGAGCAAGATGACAAAGAGGAAGATGAGGAGGAGGgggaagaagaagatgatgatgataatgatgaggatgatgaagagagtgagggggagggggaggaagagatggaggaggaggaggaggaagacaTTGAGAATCATGAATGTAAAATgacttggctgaatgaagatg GGTTGATTGCCAAGTCATCGTTGTCAACTCCTAAAAGTGTGGTGGATGAAGTAGATCGAGTAAAATCTGAACTACAGACTGGTGACACAGACgatgaacttgaacttgatgtTGTCAACATCACAGGTGACAAAGTCTTTGTCAAAAAAGAAGTCACTGAAAGAAGTGATACTATACAGATGTATTTACCATCAACTGTGCATTCTGAGTTCATACAGAATACATGTCAAGAG atTGGGGTGAAGTTGCCTCCACTTGAAATCACCAAGGATACACATGCACCAATTATGGAGGAAATGTTGCTAACA GCAATGTTAGAGTTTATGAATGATCTGATGAGAGATTCTTTAGCCATTGCCCATGGTAACAGAACTGATAAcag GTGTCCGGGTGAAATCTTACCTATTCACGTCTATCAAAGTATACTAAACCAACAAAAATACAGCTTTCTGACCAACAAATACCTTGGAGTTGATGCCATGGAAACGCAAGATAATTGTTCAAGTTCAAAGTGA